Proteins encoded within one genomic window of Sulfurovum sp. XGS-02:
- a CDS encoding OmpA family protein has product MTHKLLLTTSLISLLLIGCAQPAPDLAAKNNITDANHIEGDTVSIDENAYGTGSTANYNSSSDGFKSIYFGFADYSISPDMENNMNQNIEVANTAASKIKIEGNCDEFGTDEYNYALGLKRAKAVKDSIAAQGIDPSRMVLVSFGESNAVCTETSDSCYQRNRRVDLRLIK; this is encoded by the coding sequence ATGACACATAAACTACTTTTAACGACATCGCTCATTTCATTACTTTTGATCGGATGTGCACAGCCTGCACCTGATCTGGCAGCTAAAAACAATATTACTGATGCAAACCATATCGAAGGTGATACGGTCAGTATAGATGAAAATGCATACGGTACAGGTTCTACTGCAAATTATAACAGCAGTAGCGATGGCTTCAAAAGTATCTATTTCGGTTTTGCAGACTATTCGATCTCTCCGGATATGGAAAACAATATGAACCAAAATATAGAGGTTGCCAATACAGCAGCCTCTAAAATAAAAATAGAAGGTAACTGTGATGAGTTTGGTACAGATGAGTACAATTATGCCCTGGGCTTAAAGCGTGCCAAAGCAGTAAAAGACAGTATTGCAGCACAAGGGATAGATCCGAGTAGAATGGTACTTGTAAGCTTTGGTGAGAGTAATGCTGTATGTACTGAAACGAGTGACAGTTGTTATCAGCGAAACAGAAGAGTTGACTTACGTTTAATAAAGTAG
- the tolB gene encoding Tol-Pal system protein TolB produces the protein MRYLSIIFISITFFTLNVFGVDATLKIEKDVEQRARIALMDGSSEQSSKVFNILLSDLKISGHFLPDTTHHIGELSSDYIIPALKSQEYVIKYAMEQRSGAKLLVRLLKASNGTQIFKKSYAISAKAKMPFLIHKAISDINNVLQYPSIAWINRYVAYAVYTTPGRSEIRLADYTFSYKKTIIKGGLNLFPKWADRAQRNIYYTSYKGTLPTLYKLNIYNGTKTKIASSAGMLVCSDVKSDGSKLLLTMAPEGQADIYEFDLASGSKRRVTNFKGIDVNGRYVDDESRIVFVSNRLGYANVFKKSIAGGPTSQVVYHGRNNNACDAYGDKIVYSSRESSNAFGDNTFNLYLTSTGSSDTRPITTTGSNQFPRFSTDGSVILFLKQRGHSSSIGYTNLSSHQSLLFPFNDRKVQSIDW, from the coding sequence TTGAGATATCTATCAATAATTTTCATATCAATTACCTTTTTTACATTGAACGTTTTCGGGGTAGATGCAACGCTTAAAATAGAAAAAGATGTGGAGCAGCGTGCACGTATAGCGCTTATGGATGGTTCATCTGAACAGAGCAGTAAAGTGTTTAATATCTTGCTTTCAGATCTTAAGATCTCCGGGCATTTTTTACCGGACACTACACACCATATAGGTGAGCTCTCTTCTGACTATATCATACCGGCATTGAAAAGCCAGGAGTATGTCATTAAGTACGCTATGGAGCAGCGGTCCGGTGCAAAACTTCTGGTACGACTTTTAAAAGCATCCAACGGTACACAGATCTTTAAGAAGAGCTATGCGATCTCCGCCAAAGCAAAAATGCCGTTTCTTATACACAAAGCGATAAGCGATATTAACAATGTTTTACAATATCCAAGTATTGCTTGGATCAATCGTTATGTGGCCTATGCTGTCTATACGACCCCTGGCCGTAGTGAAATACGTTTGGCCGATTATACCTTCAGTTATAAAAAAACGATTATCAAAGGCGGATTGAACCTCTTCCCTAAATGGGCGGACAGAGCACAAAGGAATATTTATTATACCTCTTATAAAGGGACACTCCCTACACTCTACAAACTGAATATCTATAACGGAACAAAAACGAAGATAGCCAGTTCTGCAGGAATGCTTGTCTGCTCTGATGTGAAGAGTGACGGTTCCAAACTTCTACTTACTATGGCACCTGAAGGACAGGCAGATATCTATGAATTTGATCTTGCATCCGGATCGAAGAGAAGGGTAACGAACTTTAAAGGTATTGATGTGAACGGCCGGTACGTAGATGATGAGAGTCGTATCGTCTTTGTCTCTAACCGGTTGGGCTATGCCAATGTATTTAAAAAGTCTATAGCGGGCGGACCGACCTCTCAAGTGGTGTATCACGGACGTAACAACAATGCCTGTGATGCCTATGGAGATAAAATAGTCTACTCCAGCAGGGAGAGCAGTAATGCATTTGGGGATAACACCTTTAATCTTTACCTTACCTCTACAGGAAGTTCAGACACGAGACCTATCACAACCACGGGTTCAAACCAGTTTCCCCGTTTTTCTACGGACGGATCTGTGATACTCTTCCTTAAACAGAGGGGGCACAGCTCTTCTATAGGATATACGAATTTGTCAAGTCATCAGAGTTTACTTTTCCCGTTCAATGACAGAAAAGTTCAATCCATTGATTGGTAA
- the amrA gene encoding AmmeMemoRadiSam system protein A, which produces MNDIVIALAKAAISAALNQPQDFDLESALKTYPSLKENGAAFVTINTKSHGQLRGCIGSLHACRPLYEDIIHNAQSAALCDPRFLPLSIEELDQIDIEVSILSEPQPLSYDSIEDLKAKIVPFKDGIVLKLNGRQATYLPQVWEQLPRFEDFFSSLCLKANLGNNCLSQHPEISTYRVKKYKEGS; this is translated from the coding sequence TTGAATGATATAGTGATAGCCTTAGCCAAAGCTGCTATTTCAGCGGCACTGAATCAACCTCAAGATTTTGATCTGGAATCTGCCTTAAAAACCTATCCCTCCCTTAAAGAGAACGGTGCTGCTTTTGTCACCATTAACACAAAATCCCATGGACAACTTCGGGGATGTATAGGTTCACTGCATGCCTGTCGCCCACTCTATGAAGACATTATACATAATGCACAGTCTGCTGCCCTGTGTGACCCAAGATTTTTACCTCTTAGTATAGAAGAACTAGACCAAATTGATATAGAGGTCTCTATCCTTTCAGAGCCTCAACCCTTATCCTATGACTCTATAGAAGATCTAAAAGCCAAAATTGTTCCTTTCAAAGATGGTATCGTACTGAAACTGAACGGCAGACAAGCTACCTACTTACCGCAGGTTTGGGAGCAGTTGCCTCGCTTTGAAGATTTCTTCTCCAGTCTGTGCTTGAAAGCCAACCTTGGAAATAACTGTCTCTCTCAGCATCCTGAGATCTCTACCTATAGGGTCAAAAAATATAAGGAAGGGTCATAA
- a CDS encoding bifunctional diguanylate cyclase/phosphodiesterase produces MEYLKELFQLRKHRVVDQNTLDNVYNFARKSLISLVLLETIFLYLLTPYVGNHAFVWYGITVVFTLWRLHDAYDYKNHVERYSLERWHKRFVIRSWMTALMYAILILFITPQLNDYYQMLVFVIILGMSSAEANTLSYDYRTAIGFLLILYIPLFMTMLLITKVETIILAFLLLIYFFAQANIILHSYNQKKTLESKEEIISEMEVMLQEKQELLHSLFEEAPIGIFSCDTDCSIINCNEKLSTLFQRPQEEIIGQTAYKVFQNSTSGDLHRVLRGNSLVSKDSHLLPNNEELLVEIKYFPFTDSDNKSIGLIGLVDDKTQEHKVQEQLSILAAQDALTSLLNRRGFEEYMQSLTNDLRYGTYYSLLYYLDLNDFKNINDTLGHSTGDIVLIDISRRLSKALTVSCEICRLGGDEFIIMIPFISTNMEVMQERMHYFSEKIIDTFKEPLVIHNSSHLLSASMGMLIVEPGFNDIGELIRQADIAMYQAKGSGEATSFYNAVLDQKQQEEFALQSDLHHALRNREFILLLQPIVSMTDDTVIAAETLLRWQHPTKGLLNPDKFIPLLMKSGLLWDTTWWILEQTCIQISTWKRQNRWNLEYISINIDVLQLLEDNFAPRYLSMIERHGLKCSDITFEITEQTLIENFKNTKEVISTLQQNGVRFAIDDFGVGYSSLSYIQNLSLDTIKIDKSFVLNIENNVSDIALIKTILHIAEQFDYTLVIEGIENEKQKKLLYDLDNKLVYQGFHFSKPITKEEFGIRYLYSINMIAS; encoded by the coding sequence ATGGAGTATTTAAAAGAGCTGTTTCAATTAAGAAAACATAGGGTTGTTGATCAAAACACACTTGACAATGTCTATAACTTTGCAAGAAAATCCCTTATCAGTCTTGTACTACTTGAAACGATCTTTCTTTATCTGCTGACACCTTATGTTGGTAACCATGCATTTGTCTGGTATGGTATAACCGTAGTATTTACACTGTGGAGACTGCATGATGCCTATGACTATAAAAATCATGTGGAGAGATATTCGCTCGAAAGATGGCATAAAAGGTTTGTGATTCGGTCATGGATGACCGCATTGATGTATGCCATCTTGATTCTCTTTATCACTCCCCAGCTCAATGATTATTATCAAATGCTTGTCTTTGTCATTATCCTCGGGATGAGCAGTGCGGAGGCAAACACCCTATCGTATGACTACCGTACTGCGATAGGTTTTCTACTCATACTTTATATCCCTCTTTTTATGACGATGCTTCTCATTACAAAAGTGGAAACTATCATCCTCGCCTTTTTATTGCTGATCTATTTCTTTGCCCAGGCAAATATTATTTTACACTCTTACAATCAGAAAAAAACACTTGAAAGCAAAGAAGAGATCATCTCCGAAATGGAAGTCATGCTTCAGGAAAAACAAGAACTGCTGCACAGTTTATTTGAGGAAGCCCCTATTGGTATATTCTCCTGTGATACAGACTGCAGCATCATCAACTGTAATGAAAAATTGAGTACACTTTTTCAACGTCCACAAGAAGAGATCATTGGTCAGACTGCCTATAAGGTCTTTCAAAACAGCACCTCCGGAGATCTTCATAGGGTGCTCAGAGGTAATTCTCTTGTCTCTAAAGACTCACATCTCCTTCCAAATAATGAAGAGCTACTGGTAGAGATAAAATATTTTCCATTTACTGACAGTGACAATAAAAGCATTGGTCTCATAGGTCTGGTAGATGATAAGACCCAGGAGCATAAAGTACAAGAACAGTTGAGTATACTTGCTGCACAGGATGCATTGACTTCACTTCTTAATAGACGCGGGTTTGAAGAATATATGCAGAGTCTTACAAATGATCTCCGATATGGTACATACTATTCACTGCTTTACTACCTGGATCTGAATGATTTTAAAAATATCAATGACACCTTGGGGCATAGCACAGGTGATATTGTGCTCATTGATATCTCAAGACGATTGAGTAAAGCGTTAACCGTTTCTTGCGAGATCTGCCGACTCGGAGGTGATGAGTTTATCATTATGATACCCTTTATCTCTACAAACATGGAGGTCATGCAAGAAAGAATGCACTATTTTTCTGAAAAGATCATAGATACATTTAAAGAGCCACTGGTGATACATAACTCCTCTCATCTGCTATCTGCAAGTATGGGTATGCTCATAGTAGAGCCCGGTTTTAATGATATAGGGGAACTCATACGCCAAGCGGATATCGCCATGTATCAGGCCAAAGGGTCGGGTGAAGCCACCTCTTTTTACAATGCCGTACTCGATCAAAAACAACAAGAGGAATTTGCACTGCAATCTGATCTACACCATGCATTGAGAAATAGAGAGTTCATACTTCTTCTTCAACCTATCGTCTCTATGACAGATGACACAGTCATTGCAGCAGAAACACTACTACGTTGGCAACATCCGACAAAAGGACTTCTTAATCCGGATAAATTTATCCCTCTTCTTATGAAAAGTGGCTTGCTATGGGATACAACTTGGTGGATCCTCGAGCAGACGTGTATACAGATAAGCACATGGAAAAGACAGAACCGGTGGAATCTTGAATATATATCCATCAATATCGATGTACTACAGCTCCTGGAAGATAATTTTGCCCCGCGTTATCTTAGTATGATAGAACGCCATGGATTAAAATGTTCAGATATTACCTTCGAGATCACGGAGCAAACACTGATAGAAAACTTTAAAAATACCAAAGAGGTCATCTCCACCTTACAGCAGAACGGAGTACGATTTGCTATAGATGACTTCGGTGTAGGATACTCCTCACTTTCCTATATTCAAAATCTCTCTCTGGATACGATCAAGATAGATAAATCATTTGTCCTCAATATAGAAAATAATGTTTCAGATATCGCGCTCATTAAAACCATATTACACATTGCTGAACAGTTCGATTATACACTGGTGATTGAAGGGATTGAAAATGAAAAACAAAAAAAGTTACTCTATGATCTGGATAACAAACTTGTCTATCAAGGTTTCCATTTTTCTAAACCTATAACAAAAGAAGAGTTTGGTATCAGATATTTATACAGCATCAATATGATAGCCTCTTAA
- a CDS encoding TonB C-terminal domain-containing protein: MIKKPSTLISGLLAVGIYIGVISLLLFYFNTRDEKKPVHFVKKNEERIRVSMSTPKPQVKKEITTAPKKVVKPKPKPKPKPKKEVKKKVVEKKIIKEKVVKKAKVVKKKKDVNTTKPKKVNKPKDLFANITSKKKIEKPKPVKTIPVKPKKVEIKKVANKTSASDLVSDSLKREKQSDTGIENAYLAKIEEKLKGWPAQSEYAGEKAKVWLRVEPNGRFQYEVITASGNEAFNTGLMAYLEQLQKIGFGPHKGNRAYELDVEFVATE; this comes from the coding sequence ATGATCAAGAAGCCCTCTACACTTATTTCAGGATTGTTGGCTGTGGGCATCTATATAGGTGTCATTTCGCTGCTTCTCTTCTATTTCAATACACGTGATGAAAAAAAACCGGTACATTTTGTGAAGAAAAATGAAGAGCGTATTCGCGTCTCTATGAGTACACCTAAACCTCAGGTTAAAAAAGAGATCACCACAGCACCCAAGAAAGTAGTGAAACCAAAGCCTAAGCCAAAACCAAAACCTAAAAAAGAAGTGAAGAAGAAAGTAGTTGAAAAAAAGATCATTAAAGAGAAGGTAGTGAAAAAAGCAAAGGTTGTCAAAAAGAAAAAAGATGTCAATACGACTAAGCCTAAAAAGGTAAATAAACCAAAAGATCTGTTTGCCAATATTACTTCTAAAAAGAAGATTGAAAAGCCTAAGCCTGTTAAGACAATACCTGTGAAGCCAAAAAAAGTTGAGATCAAAAAAGTTGCAAATAAAACCAGTGCAAGTGATCTTGTCTCTGATTCATTAAAGAGAGAAAAACAGAGTGATACGGGTATAGAGAATGCCTATTTGGCCAAGATAGAAGAGAAACTCAAAGGTTGGCCGGCACAAAGTGAATATGCAGGAGAGAAGGCAAAAGTATGGCTTAGGGTAGAACCCAACGGTAGATTTCAATATGAAGTGATCACGGCATCCGGAAATGAAGCATTCAATACAGGTCTCATGGCTTACTTAGAGCAGTTGCAAAAGATAGGCTTTGGACCGCATAAGGGAAACAGAGCCTATGAGCTGGATGTTGAGTTCGTTGCTACTGAATAG
- a CDS encoding biopolymer transporter ExbD: MFSWDDDPDLNITPLVDVMLVLMAILMVTAPTITFQEQITLPQGSKTVKVEKPKTLTIRMDKEKKIYLGKDTYALDTFADDFVNQSVKYDKNSEVYIRADESLKYKNIMYLLKSVKAAGFEKVSLITL, encoded by the coding sequence ATGTTTAGTTGGGATGATGATCCAGACTTGAACATTACGCCACTTGTGGATGTTATGCTTGTATTGATGGCTATCCTGATGGTCACGGCCCCTACGATCACTTTTCAAGAACAAATAACCTTACCTCAAGGATCAAAAACCGTTAAAGTAGAAAAACCAAAAACACTTACGATCCGTATGGACAAGGAGAAAAAGATCTATCTTGGCAAAGATACCTATGCCTTAGATACTTTTGCAGATGATTTTGTGAACCAGTCTGTAAAATATGATAAAAACTCCGAAGTCTATATCCGAGCAGATGAAAGCTTGAAATACAAAAATATTATGTATCTTCTTAAAAGCGTGAAAGCAGCAGGTTTCGAGAAGGTCTCATTGATAACATTATGA
- a CDS encoding MotA/TolQ/ExbB proton channel family protein, translating into MSSLTTYFFESSAITIFVLLLLSGYFIATFWVFLDRFYILNARIASEAKSLKALYTGQSKSVASNSLIFTYLSRVNVPNKAILQAASSDAIRVSTKGLTWLSIIASTSPFIGLFGTVVGILETFTKLGAQSSASLSVVAPAISEALIATAAGIAVAIFAYSFHLILKRKAYELSSLLSSQSEVILSQVNGDE; encoded by the coding sequence TTGAGCTCTCTCACTACTTATTTCTTTGAAAGCAGTGCAATCACGATATTTGTACTGCTTTTACTCTCAGGATACTTTATAGCTACATTTTGGGTATTTCTGGACAGATTCTATATCTTGAATGCACGTATTGCATCTGAAGCCAAATCACTCAAAGCTCTCTATACAGGTCAGTCAAAATCAGTGGCCAGTAATTCACTTATTTTTACTTATCTGTCTCGTGTCAATGTACCCAATAAAGCTATACTTCAAGCAGCATCTTCTGATGCGATAAGGGTATCCACAAAAGGACTTACCTGGCTCTCTATTATTGCATCCACTTCCCCTTTCATAGGTCTTTTTGGTACGGTAGTTGGAATACTTGAAACATTTACGAAACTGGGGGCACAATCGAGTGCCTCTTTGAGTGTCGTTGCCCCAGCGATATCTGAAGCGCTTATCGCGACTGCAGCAGGTATTGCTGTAGCGATATTTGCCTATTCGTTTCATTTGATACTCAAGCGCAAGGCTTATGAGCTAAGTTCATTGCTCTCTTCTCAATCAGAAGTGATCCTCTCCCAGGTTAATGGGGACGAATAA
- the atpC gene encoding ATP synthase F1 subunit epsilon, translating into MELMKLEIVTPNGVIFDAEVKQVTLPGSEGEFGVLANHATLVSLLDTGVIVIDKADGSEVAVAINSGYVKVDEEKTTCIVDGAVALSGADSDLAKALEAAKELLKSAESSSTAIAAAVSKVEHIGKSL; encoded by the coding sequence ATGGAACTTATGAAGCTAGAAATAGTCACACCAAACGGTGTGATTTTTGACGCTGAAGTAAAACAGGTAACACTACCGGGGTCAGAGGGTGAATTTGGTGTTTTAGCCAATCACGCTACTTTGGTATCATTACTTGATACGGGTGTCATTGTGATCGATAAGGCAGACGGGAGCGAAGTAGCAGTAGCTATCAACTCCGGGTATGTAAAAGTCGATGAAGAGAAGACAACTTGTATCGTAGATGGTGCAGTTGCTCTTTCCGGTGCAGATAGTGATCTTGCTAAAGCACTTGAAGCAGCAAAAGAGTTACTCAAAAGTGCTGAATCTTCTAGCACAGCTATCGCAGCAGCGGTAAGCAAAGTAGAGCACATCGGAAAGTCTTTATAA
- the atpD gene encoding F0F1 ATP synthase subunit beta — protein MTGKIVQVLGPVIDVDFTDYLPEINEALETTFMVDGKEQKLVLEVAAQLGDNRVRTIAMDMSEGCVRGQEVKATGDSIKVPVGEEVLGRIFNVIGDPIDEAGEVNAKEYWSIHRAPPPFEEQSTKTEVFETGIKVVDLLAPYNKGGKVGLFGGAGVGKTVIIMELINNVAMKHSGYSVFAGVGERTREGNDLYFEMKESNVLDKVALCYGQMSEPPGARNRIALTGLTMAEYFRDEMGLDVLMFIDNIFRFAQSGSEMSALLGRIPSAVGYQPTLSREMGALQERITSTTKGSITSVQAVYVPADDLTDPAPASVFAHLDATTVLNRSIAEKGIYPAVDPLDSTSRMLDPQIIGEDHYNIARGVQQILQKYKDLQDIIAILGMDELSEDDKLVVERARKIEKYLSQPFHVAEVFTGSPGVYVTLEDTLEGFKGLIEGKYDDMNEAAFYMVGNMAEAIAKNDKINAK, from the coding sequence ATGACAGGTAAAATAGTACAAGTCTTAGGTCCCGTTATCGATGTGGATTTTACAGACTATCTACCGGAGATCAATGAAGCGTTAGAAACTACGTTTATGGTTGACGGTAAAGAGCAAAAATTGGTTTTAGAAGTAGCAGCGCAACTAGGTGACAACAGAGTTAGAACAATTGCTATGGATATGAGTGAAGGGTGTGTTAGAGGTCAAGAAGTAAAAGCAACTGGTGACTCTATCAAAGTTCCTGTAGGTGAAGAAGTTCTTGGACGTATCTTCAACGTTATCGGTGATCCTATCGATGAGGCTGGTGAAGTAAATGCAAAAGAGTACTGGTCAATCCACAGAGCACCACCACCATTTGAAGAGCAAAGTACAAAAACTGAAGTATTTGAAACAGGTATCAAAGTTGTTGACCTTCTAGCTCCATATAACAAAGGTGGTAAAGTTGGACTCTTCGGTGGTGCCGGTGTTGGTAAAACCGTTATTATCATGGAACTTATCAACAACGTTGCAATGAAACACAGCGGTTACTCTGTATTTGCCGGTGTTGGTGAAAGAACACGTGAAGGTAATGACCTTTACTTTGAAATGAAAGAATCAAACGTACTTGATAAAGTTGCACTGTGCTACGGTCAAATGTCAGAGCCTCCGGGAGCAAGAAACAGAATCGCACTTACTGGTCTTACTATGGCTGAGTACTTCAGAGATGAGATGGGTCTTGATGTATTGATGTTCATCGATAACATCTTTAGATTTGCGCAATCAGGTTCAGAGATGTCTGCACTTCTTGGTCGTATCCCTTCAGCTGTTGGTTACCAACCGACACTAAGCAGAGAGATGGGTGCACTTCAAGAGAGAATTACATCGACAACAAAAGGTTCAATTACTTCTGTTCAAGCAGTATATGTACCGGCGGATGACTTGACTGACCCGGCTCCAGCTTCTGTATTTGCTCACTTGGATGCAACAACAGTATTGAACAGATCTATTGCTGAAAAAGGTATCTATCCTGCGGTTGATCCACTGGATTCGACTTCTAGAATGCTTGATCCGCAAATCATTGGTGAAGATCACTACAATATCGCTAGAGGCGTACAGCAGATTCTTCAAAAATATAAAGATCTTCAAGATATCATTGCGATCCTTGGTATGGATGAGCTTTCTGAAGATGACAAACTTGTGGTTGAAAGAGCAAGAAAGATTGAAAAATACCTTTCTCAGCCGTTCCACGTTGCTGAAGTATTTACAGGTTCTCCAGGTGTGTATGTTACACTTGAAGATACACTTGAAGGATTTAAAGGTCTTATCGAAGGTAAATATGACGATATGAATGAAGCTGCGTTCTACATGGTAGGTAACATGGCTGAAGCTATTGCTAAAAACGATAAGATTAACGCTAAGTAA
- the atpG gene encoding ATP synthase F1 subunit gamma: MANLKEIKRKIGSVKNTQKTTNAMKLVSSAKLKRTEELAKRSRVYAEKLTGLLNEIAQKMQQSNADGIDNIYFKDAQNPKMVDIVFITADKGLCGGFNSQTIKRVNKLIAEYKAQNVKVRLRSVGRKGIDYFKFNNFELNDEIVGLSAAPDFKQAAEFISEVADSYVNGETDKIVLVHNGYVNMITQEVREDQVLPVDSSKLKLDVVSTSELEVEPDDDDTLLDALVKRYIEYTMYYSLIDSLAAEHSARMQAMDAATSNAKQMVKDLTVKYNKARQEAITTELIEIISGMESMK, encoded by the coding sequence ATGGCTAATTTAAAAGAGATAAAGCGTAAGATTGGAAGTGTTAAAAACACACAAAAGACCACTAACGCTATGAAGCTTGTCTCTTCTGCTAAATTGAAAAGAACAGAAGAGCTTGCTAAAAGATCTAGAGTCTATGCTGAAAAATTGACCGGTCTTTTGAATGAGATCGCTCAAAAAATGCAGCAGTCCAATGCTGACGGTATAGATAATATCTATTTTAAGGATGCGCAGAATCCTAAGATGGTAGACATTGTATTTATCACAGCAGATAAAGGTCTTTGTGGTGGTTTTAATTCACAAACAATCAAAAGAGTCAACAAATTGATTGCTGAATATAAAGCACAGAATGTAAAAGTACGTCTTAGATCTGTAGGTAGAAAAGGTATCGATTATTTTAAATTCAATAATTTTGAATTAAATGATGAGATCGTAGGACTTTCTGCTGCACCAGACTTTAAGCAGGCTGCAGAGTTTATCTCTGAAGTAGCTGACTCTTATGTGAATGGTGAGACGGATAAGATCGTTTTGGTACACAACGGTTATGTAAACATGATCACTCAAGAAGTAAGAGAGGATCAGGTTTTACCGGTTGATTCATCAAAATTAAAACTTGATGTGGTCTCAACTTCGGAACTGGAAGTAGAACCTGATGATGATGACACACTACTTGATGCATTGGTGAAGCGTTATATTGAGTATACAATGTATTACTCACTTATCGATTCATTGGCAGCAGAACACTCTGCCCGTATGCAAGCGATGGATGCAGCAACAAGCAATGCTAAGCAGATGGTAAAAGACCTTACTGTGAAGTATAACAAAGCAAGACAAGAAGCGATTACTACTGAGCTCATAGAGATCATCAGTGGTATGGAATCAATGAAATAA
- the atpA gene encoding F0F1 ATP synthase subunit alpha, producing MAVKLQADEISSIIKERIENFEIDVDINEVGKVVGIADGIATVYGLNNVMAGEVVEFDNGAKGLVLNLEEANVGVVVLGSSAGIKEGMSAKRAGDLLKTPVGDGMMGRVVNPLGEPVDGKGAVEATEHRFIEEKAPGIMARKSVHEPLQTGIKAIDALVPVGRGQRELIIGDRQTGKTTLAIDTIINQKGQDVVCIYVAIGQKQSTVAATVKKLEEHGAMDYTIVVTAGAADSSALQFLAPYAGVTMAEYFRDNGRHAVIFYDDLSKHAVAYREMSLILRRPPGREAYPGDVFYLHSRLLERAAKLSDDLGAGSITAFPIIETQAGDVAAYIPTNVISITDGQIFLETDLFNSGIRPAINVGLSVSRVGGAAQIKATKQVSGTLRLDLASFRELQAFAQFASDLDDYTRGQLERGQRMVEVLKQGPYQPVAIEKQVVIIFAGANGYLDDIAASSVTKFEADLMPFMEAKYANILDAIRTEKKISDDTDGELRKAIEDFKASFAG from the coding sequence GTGGCAGTTAAATTGCAAGCAGATGAGATAAGTTCTATCATCAAAGAAAGAATTGAGAATTTTGAAATTGATGTTGACATCAATGAAGTAGGAAAAGTAGTAGGTATCGCAGACGGTATTGCAACAGTATATGGTCTTAACAATGTTATGGCTGGTGAAGTTGTAGAGTTTGATAACGGTGCTAAAGGACTTGTATTAAACCTTGAGGAAGCAAACGTTGGTGTGGTTGTTCTTGGTTCAAGTGCAGGTATCAAAGAAGGTATGAGTGCTAAAAGAGCGGGAGATCTTCTTAAGACACCAGTAGGTGACGGTATGATGGGTAGAGTAGTAAACCCACTTGGTGAGCCTGTAGATGGTAAAGGTGCAGTTGAAGCAACTGAGCATAGATTTATTGAAGAAAAAGCACCAGGGATCATGGCTAGAAAATCAGTTCATGAACCACTTCAAACAGGTATCAAAGCGATCGATGCACTTGTACCGGTTGGTAGAGGACAAAGAGAGCTTATCATCGGTGATAGACAAACAGGTAAAACAACATTGGCTATCGATACGATCATCAACCAAAAAGGTCAAGATGTTGTATGTATCTATGTTGCGATTGGTCAAAAGCAATCAACTGTAGCTGCTACAGTGAAGAAGCTTGAAGAGCATGGTGCAATGGATTACACGATCGTTGTAACTGCTGGTGCAGCTGACTCTTCAGCACTTCAGTTCCTTGCTCCATATGCGGGTGTAACTATGGCTGAGTACTTCAGAGACAACGGTAGACATGCGGTTATCTTCTATGATGACCTTTCTAAACATGCAGTTGCATATAGAGAGATGTCATTGATCCTTAGAAGACCTCCGGGTAGAGAAGCATACCCAGGTGATGTTTTCTATCTTCACTCAAGACTTCTTGAAAGAGCTGCAAAGCTTTCTGATGATCTAGGTGCAGGTTCTATTACTGCATTCCCGATCATTGAAACACAAGCAGGTGATGTTGCGGCGTATATCCCGACAAACGTTATCTCTATTACAGATGGTCAGATCTTCCTAGAAACTGACTTGTTCAACTCAGGTATCAGACCGGCGATCAACGTAGGTCTTTCTGTATCAAGAGTTGGTGGTGCTGCACAGATCAAAGCAACAAAACAAGTATCTGGTACATTGAGACTTGACCTTGCTTCATTTAGAGAGCTTCAGGCATTTGCACAGTTTGCATCTGATCTTGATGACTATACAAGAGGTCAGCTTGAGCGTGGTCAGAGAATGGTAGAGGTACTTAAACAAGGGCCATACCAGCCGGTTGCAATTGAGAAACAAGTTGTGATCATCTTTGCAGGTGCAAATGGATACCTTGATGATATCGCTGCATCTTCTGTAACAAAGTTTGAAGCAGACCTTATGCCATTTATGGAAGCAAAATATGCGAATATCCTTGATGCTATCAGAACTGAGAAGAAGATCTCTGATGATACAGATGGAGAATTACGTAAAGCTATCGAAGATTTCAAAGCTTCATTCGCTGGATAA